A single window of Nicotiana sylvestris chromosome 3, ASM39365v2, whole genome shotgun sequence DNA harbors:
- the LOC104217827 gene encoding cytochrome P450 94B3-like — translation MFLSLLLSFILGFLSFSFLSFSKKLHLKFRRITPIYGPSSYPILGCLISFYKNRHRLLDWYTELLSESPTQTILVQRFGAPRTIITANATNVEHILKTNFTNYPKGQPFTEILGDFLGMGIFNVDGERWNTQRKLASHEFSTKSLREFVVKTLEEVVETRLIPLLDQAAKSNKIVDLQDVLRCFAFDTICKVSLGTDPHCLDDLSHVPILVEAFDNASQACAMRGMAPIYAVWKTKRALNLGSEKKLKENVKRVHCCINEIIEKKKQKISENGDHKNMDLLSRLLIAGHEDEVVRDMVISFLMAGRDTTSSALTWLFWLTTKHHDVKNEMINEITSINNGDKALEFDDLKEMKYLQACLNESMRLYPPVAWDSKHAAKDDILPDGTRVQKGNRVTYFQYGMGRMEEIWGKDRLEFKPERWLDEKGVSKSVCPYKFPVFQAGPRVCLGKEMAFTQMKYVLASVLRRFEIKPVNVDKPVFVPLLTAHMAGGFNVRIYHRGSE, via the coding sequence ATGTTTCTTTCCCTCTTACTTTCGTTCATTTTAGGgtttctttccttctcttttttatctttctccaaaaAACTTCATCTCAAATTCCGAAGAATCACTCCCATATATGGCCCTTCCTCTTACCCAATCCTTGGCTGTCTTATTTCCTTTTACAAAAATCGTCACCGTCTATTGGATTGGTACACTGAACTTTTGTCTGAGTCACCCACACAAACCATTCTAGTTCAACGCTTTGGTGCCCCTCGAACTATAATCACAGCCAATGCAACTAACGTTGAGCACATTCTCAAAACGAACTTTACTAATTATCCAAAAGGCCAGCCATTTACAGAGATTCTAGGCGATTTTCTCGGGATGGGGATCTTCAACGTAGACGGCGAGCGATGGAACACGCAGCGCAAATTGGCTAGCCACGAGTTCAGCACAAAGTCATTGAGGGAATTCGTGGTCAAAACTCTAGAAGAAGTAGTTGAGACGAGACTGATTCCATTGCTTGACCAAGCTGCAAAATCTAACAAAATTGTGGACTTGCAAGACGTGCTTAGGTGTTTTGCATTCGACACTATTTGCAAGGTGTCGCTCGGTACTGACCCACATTGCTTGGACGATCTTTCGCACGTGCCAATTCTGGTTGAAGCGTTTGACAACGCTTCACAAGCGTGTGCCATGCGTGGGATGGCGCCTATATACGCGGTCTGGAAAACCAAGAGAGCGCTCAATTTAGGATCAGAGAAGAAGCTGAAAGAAAACGTGAAACGAGTTCACTGTTGTATTAACGAGATCAtagagaaaaagaaacaaaagatcaGTGAAAATGGGGATCACAAAAACATGGATCTTCTCTCTAGATTATTAATTGCTGGCCACGAAGATGAGGTGGTAAGAGATATGGTCATAAGTTTTCTAATGGCCGGAAGAGATACAACTTCTTCAGCCTTGACTTGGCTTTTTTGGCTAACCACCAAACATCACGACGTCAAAAACGAAATGATCAATGAAATAACTTCGATCAACAATGGCGATAAGGCACTCGAATTCGACGACTTGAAAGAGATGAAGTATTTACAAGCATGCTTGAATGAATCAATGAGGCTTTATCCGCCGGTGGCTTGGGACTCAAAGCATGCGGCTAAAGATGACATTCTACCCGACGGTACAAGAGTTCAAAAAGGGAATAGAGTTACTTATTTCCAGTACGGAATGGGTAGAATGGAGGAGATATGGGGAAAAGACAGACTTGAATTTAAACCGGAGCGGTGGTTGGATGAAAAGGGAGTGTCGAAAAGTGTTTGTCCCTATAAGTTTCCAGTGTTTCAAGCAGGTCCAAGGGTGTGTTTGGGAAAAGAAAtggcattcacacagatgaagtATGTGTTGGCTTCAGTACTAAGGCGGTTCGAGATTAAACCGGTGAATGTAGATAAGCCGGTTTTTGTGCCTCTTTTAACCGCACACATGGCTGGTGGTTTCAATGTGCGAATTTATCACCGTGGCAGCGAATGA